The Sulfurospirillum diekertiae genomic sequence AATGAGAAAAATTTGATTTATCTTGCTTAGATTTAAAAGAATATTTAAAAACCATCAACGTTACTGCAATCAAAAGTGCTCTAACAAACCATAAATACAAATCTATTGTAGATAATATTGAAGAGATGATTACAGCCAATATAAATGATATTGAAACAAAGTATTTAAACTTTTGCGATGGTTTTTCAAAGATCGAAAGAAAAGAAGTAGAAAATGCTTTTGATTATTCTGGGTATAGAGAAAACAAAGATTTTATGGAACACTTTAAAAAGTTAGATCTGAAAAGTTGCCCATTTTGCAATAATAACTATATCTACTTTTATACCAAAGGCGATGGTAAAGTAAATACTTTAGCGACATTGGAACACTATTATCCAAAAGCTAAACACCCTCATCTTTCCCTCTCTTTTTTCAATCTTATACCATCATGCAGTACGTGCAATAGCAAATTCAAAGGAAGAAAAAAGCATGAAGGAAAAATCGTTCATCCTTACTATGACGACTTCGATACAAATGCAACATTTAGCGTTAATGTGAAGAGTTTAGGAGGAATTACAAGCGATATTGAATTAGAAGTCAATTTAACGACAAGTGATGATAAATGCAAGGCTTCAATAGACCGATTTCAATTGGATACAATCTACAAAAAACATAATGACATAGCAAAAGAGATTTGGAATAAAGCACAAGTTTATAATGAAGATAGAATCCAAGAGTTATACGATAGTTTTTATAAAGACTTAGGATATTCAAAGGAAGAAGTAAAAAATTTCGTATTTTGTAATTATCTACATACAAAAGATATTCATAAAAGAAATCACTCAAAACTTACCAAAGACATCTTAGAGCAATTAGAGATTATTTAATTTCATTAATTGATGAAAAACAAATCATCTTATCGTTATGTTTTTATAAATACTACGGTACAATATCCTTAATTTATTGAGGAGTATTAAGATGAGTGAAGTTTATTCTATCTTTTTATCAGCCGTTTTCTCAAGTTTTATCGTTACGACGGGCATTATTGCGGTTATTGGGAGTATCTATTACCTAACGTATAAATGTTTTGCCTCGTATATTTCCTTTGACAAGATTGCACAAGCTGAGCGACAATCAAGAGTAAAAAAACATACCGTTAGCAATTGACATTACATAACACTTAGTGACATACTTTTAATAAATATCAAGGAGCATGTTATGAAAATCAGTGCAAGAAATCAAATTACGGGGAAAGTAGCAGAGATTAAAAATGGCCCTGTGAACAGTGAAATTGTTGTTGCAACTAAAGGTGGCGATAAAATCGTTTCTGTCATTACGCATGGTGCTGTTGAGTCATTGGGTTTAAAAGTTGGTTCTGAAGCCCTCTGTATTTTTAAAGCACAAAGTGTTCTTCTTGCAAAAGCAGATATCGCGTTAGCGGTTAGTGCTCGCAATAAAATCAAAGGCACGGTAACTGAGATCAAAGATGGCGCTGTGAATTGTGAAGTCATCCTCTCTACTCCTGCTGGCTTAACCGTTACAGCCATCGTGACGGAAGATGCAAAAAAAGAGCTTTCACTTGCTAAAGGCGATAGCGTTTATGCCATCATCAAAGCTTCAAGCATTTTAGTAGGCGCAAACTAAATCGTAAGCAAACCCCTTTGTGGGGTTTGCTTTACATGTAAAACTATTTTTCGTAATTTTTAAAATACCACATCAATGCAAACATCAAACCTGAAGTGGTCGCAATACTCTCATCAAACATAAATTCAAGTGTTTCATCGCGTTTGAGGTAAATGACTTCGATATTTTCATTTTCTATACCACCACCTTCACTCACTTTCATGCTGTCATCCAAAATTGCATAGTAAAGCGTTTGCCTGCCTCCTGCAAAACCAACGGCAGTATAAAAAGACGATATTTTGTCAAGTTTATCAAGAGGAACATCGTAACCCGTCTCTTCCAATACTTCTTCTTTAGCAATTTCGATAAGACTTTTATCTTTATCAACAATACCAGCACACAGTTCATAGGTAAAACCATCATGATTTTTAACATAGATAGAAGGACGAAACTGTTTTACAAAGACAAACGAATCCAAATCTTTGTGGTACAAAAGAATGGCAACACTGTTATGCGTATCGACGATATCCCAGCGCTTTTCTACACTATTGTGCAGATAGTACATACTTTTAGGTTTAATATAATCTGAGTGCAGACACTCTTCAACTTTAAGTACCTCAATGGTATGTTTCATCGCCTAAATCCACCCTTTTTTCTTAAAGTACAAGATCGGTGTTACGGCTGAGAGAACCATCAAAATAAGCGAAAAGGCATATCCATAATCCCAATGAAGCTCTGGTAAAATCTCAAAGTTCATCCCATAAATACTCGCAATCAACGTTGGTGGTAAAAAGATAACGTTCATAATGGTAAAGATTTTGATGACTTTATTTTGCTCAATGTTCAAAACACCCAAGAAGATATTTTGCAAGTAATCGAGCCTTTCAAAGTTAAACTCAATGTAATCAATCAACGATTTAATATCTTTAAGCATAATGACAATATCGGCGCGAAGAGCGCTGTCATCGTATTTGTTTGATTTAATAAATGCGGTTAAGATGCGTTGTTTATCCATCAGGTTTTCACGGATATTCATATTTAAATCTTCAAAAGAAGAGATTTTTTCCAACATCTCAGCATCATCATTCGTATAGTCTGTAAAAACGTGTTTACGCAAGCGCGTAATATCTTTAGAGAGTTTTTCAATAACATCCGCATCGGCATCAATCCTGATGTCGATGAGTTGTGAAAAGATATAATACCCATTTTTAAATTCTCGAGGAGCATAGTAAAAACGCTTGCTAAATTCATCAAAAGTTTTCAACTCTTTATAACGAATAGAGATAAGTACATTGCCTTGTAAAATAAATGAAACCGTCTCATTGTGCGCATTTTCATCTTCTGAGATCAAGAAAAAACTGTTAATCTCAATCTTCTTGTCCTCTTCCCAGTAACGTGAAGATATCTCAATCTCTTCACTCTCTTGCTTTGTAGGGAAATCTATACCAAAGGTCTTTTCAACAAAAGAGATCTCTTCAGAGCTAGGTAAAAGCATGTCAAGCCAAACAACTTTGCTCTTTTTATCTTCATTGCCATCGAATTCGCTCAGATCGGTAATGACTTCTAATTTATTACTATTTTTAAAAAAACATTTTATCATGGTAGACTCTTTTTTTGATCATTTTGTCATTATTTTTAGGCAAAACCCAAAATCTAAGCTGTTATGGCTTTAACACTTACCTTCAAAAAGGTTAAAAGCTATCGCCATTTTGCAAGAAATTTATTTTATCGCAAAATAGTTTCATTTTGTTTACATGTAAAGACTAACTCGAACTTTTCTCAAGAGGCGAAGAAAGATTAAAATTCTCCTCTCTCTGTGGCGCTGTTTCGTTTTCCAAAGCACTTTCAACTTTTTTTCTAAGCTCCGTAGTATAATCTATAAAAGCTTTAAGTTCATGCCCACTCAATGCACTTTTCGCTAGTTTAACCACACTCGCTGGATCAATCGCTACATTATTGCGGTAGAGACCAAAATGGAGATGCGGACCAGTGCTCAGTCCTGTATTACCCACATAAGCAATCACTTGACCTTGTTTGACGCTCTGTCCACCACGAAGCCCTTTTGCAAAGCCATTAAGGTGTCCATAAAGCGTTTTAAAACTACTATCATGGTTGATTTCAATCGTATTGCCATATCCACCTTTTTCACCGACAAACAAAACTTTTCCATTGCCTGCTGCTTTAACGGGAGTGCCTACGCTTGCAGCATAATCTATACCTAAATGTGCACGGTACTTCTGTAAAATAGGATGCCAACGCATTTGGGTAAAGGGAGAAGAAATACGCGTGTAATTCACAGGATTGGAGAGTAAAAAGCTATCTAATTCTTGCCCTTTTGGATCATAATAGTTTTCTTTATAAAAATAAATATAGTTTTTCTTTTTCGCTGTTTCAACCATGGAAACATTGATTTTAAGAGAACCAAACAGTTTGCCAAGTCGCCTTTTTTGCTCATACAGCAAGACCAGTTTATCACCTTTTTGAAGATTGCGAAGATTGACTTCACCTCTAAAAGACTGGGAAAATTCATTGGCTAACGCATAGCTATTGGTTGCATTTAAGATATCAACATACGGAGAATTATGAATTTCAATCGCTAAGGTACGCTTTTCATTTTGAAGAATGATGGGAATAATCTCCATCACAAATTTGTCATCTTTCTTCTTGATGTGCATTTGGAGTTCTTCACCAATAGGAATTAGAACTTGCTCTAGCTGATTGTCTTCACTTTTAAGAACATAGTATTTAACCCCTGCCACAATCTCAGCTGCAAGTTCTTGTTCTTCTTTATCTAATGTATAATAAATCGATGATGGTAAATGGTTTCTATCCAAAAATGAGAGAAATGTTTCACCCTTAGGCCACTTCAGCTCTTCCACAGAAGAAGCTGACATAAACGATAAAAAAAGTAATAATAATGATAGAATTTTAGCCATTCTTCCCCCTAGTTCTTTTTCGATTTTATCTGAACAAATCTTACAAAATGCCTAAAACACTTCACTTGCAAAAAAGAAGTTTTTTTAAAACAGTTATAGTATAATCCCTATTATAAAAATAAAAGGGGTGTCATGTACCCTTCAAGGAGTTCCCGTTGAACAAGCTATTTTTGGTTGTGTGTCTATTTTTGTTTGGTTCTTTTGCAGAGGCCCAATCTTTTTTTTAAAGAGTATAAAACGAATGTTTTAGAATCAAATGAGAAACAAATAGTGATTACTGATTCTCCCGAATTTGTCGTTGGTGCGAGTGGTGTTGTCAGCCATAAATTTGATGCAACACATGCAACGATTATTGCGCGAGTTGATGTTGTCAGTAAAGATGGTACTAAAGCTGTTTTAAACATTGAAAAATTTGAGATGCTTTCCCAAGGTGCTTTCCCCGATACAGGTGTCAAGCCAGCTGCGGGAGATACAGTCATCATTAACTATCTTTATGACCGTGCGCTTATCATTACACCAAACCAAAATGTTTATAATGAAGTCACTAAAAATTTTGACACAATCACATGGATTCATCCTGATATCGTTGCTGCCTATTTAGCAAAACTGTATCGTCCAAATCCAGATAAAAAGATCTTTCAACAAGCATGTTATCAAAATGCTGCATCAATCATTTTCTTTGGTATTGAGAACAAAGGCTTTTTTGTCGATTGTCATAATTTTCATATTGTTCAAAGCATTGATATTAAAAGCAGCGGTGAAACGATGCTTCCTTTTTATTCACGTATCAATAAACAAATTGACTCCTCTTGGTTTAATTGGAGCAGTGGAAAAATTGCAGAATATGACAATTATTATGCGTATCTCTTAGGTCAAACCAATACACTAAAAGGTGCTGGAATTGATGGTATTCTTATAAAATTACCATTTGATGTTGTAGAAAGAAAAGACTCACTATGGAAATAAAACACATTGACTATTTTAAAACTCTTTTGGGAAACGACAATGTTTTTGATGATAAAGCGCACCTAATCGCTTATTGTTATGATGCAACACGTACACGTTATCAGCCTGATGCCGTACTTTTTCCTCGCGATGAGCAAGATGTCAGTGACATTTTAA encodes the following:
- a CDS encoding TOBE domain-containing protein, coding for MKISARNQITGKVAEIKNGPVNSEIVVATKGGDKIVSVITHGAVESLGLKVGSEALCIFKAQSVLLAKADIALAVSARNKIKGTVTEIKDGAVNCEVILSTPAGLTVTAIVTEDAKKELSLAKGDSVYAIIKASSILVGAN
- a CDS encoding NUDIX domain-containing protein — encoded protein: MKHTIEVLKVEECLHSDYIKPKSMYYLHNSVEKRWDIVDTHNSVAILLYHKDLDSFVFVKQFRPSIYVKNHDGFTYELCAGIVDKDKSLIEIAKEEVLEETGYDVPLDKLDKISSFYTAVGFAGGRQTLYYAILDDSMKVSEGGGIENENIEVIYLKRDETLEFMFDESIATTSGLMFALMWYFKNYEK
- the corA gene encoding magnesium/cobalt transporter CorA, producing the protein MIKCFFKNSNKLEVITDLSEFDGNEDKKSKVVWLDMLLPSSEEISFVEKTFGIDFPTKQESEEIEISSRYWEEDKKIEINSFFLISEDENAHNETVSFILQGNVLISIRYKELKTFDEFSKRFYYAPREFKNGYYIFSQLIDIRIDADADVIEKLSKDITRLRKHVFTDYTNDDAEMLEKISSFEDLNMNIRENLMDKQRILTAFIKSNKYDDSALRADIVIMLKDIKSLIDYIEFNFERLDYLQNIFLGVLNIEQNKVIKIFTIMNVIFLPPTLIASIYGMNFEILPELHWDYGYAFSLILMVLSAVTPILYFKKKGWI
- a CDS encoding peptidoglycan DD-metalloendopeptidase family protein; translation: MAKILSLLLLFLSFMSASSVEELKWPKGETFLSFLDRNHLPSSIYYTLDKEEQELAAEIVAGVKYYVLKSEDNQLEQVLIPIGEELQMHIKKKDDKFVMEIIPIILQNEKRTLAIEIHNSPYVDILNATNSYALANEFSQSFRGEVNLRNLQKGDKLVLLYEQKRRLGKLFGSLKINVSMVETAKKKNYIYFYKENYYDPKGQELDSFLLSNPVNYTRISSPFTQMRWHPILQKYRAHLGIDYAASVGTPVKAAGNGKVLFVGEKGGYGNTIEINHDSSFKTLYGHLNGFAKGLRGGQSVKQGQVIAYVGNTGLSTGPHLHFGLYRNNVAIDPASVVKLAKSALSGHELKAFIDYTTELRKKVESALENETAPQREENFNLSSPLEKSSS
- a CDS encoding plasminogen-binding N-terminal domain-containing protein, giving the protein MITDSPEFVVGASGVVSHKFDATHATIIARVDVVSKDGTKAVLNIEKFEMLSQGAFPDTGVKPAAGDTVIINYLYDRALIITPNQNVYNEVTKNFDTITWIHPDIVAAYLAKLYRPNPDKKIFQQACYQNAASIIFFGIENKGFFVDCHNFHIVQSIDIKSSGETMLPFYSRINKQIDSSWFNWSSGKIAEYDNYYAYLLGQTNTLKGAGIDGILIKLPFDVVERKDSLWK